A region of Streptomyces sp. WMMC500 DNA encodes the following proteins:
- the sufB gene encoding Fe-S cluster assembly protein SufB codes for MTAPIETATSEHPELEGLGRYEYGWADSDAAGAAAKRGLSEDVVRDISGKKSEPDWMLKTRLKGLRLFGKKPMPTWGSDLSGIDFDNIKYFVRSTEKQAQSWEDLPEDIKNTYDKLGIPEAEKQRLVAGVAAQYESEVVYHQIREDLEEQGVIFLDTDTALKEHPELFKEYYGTVIPPGDNKFASLNTAVWSGGSFIYVPKGVHVEIPLQAYFRINTENMGQFERTLIIVDEGAYVHYVEGCTAPIYQSDSLHSAVVEIIVKKNARCRYTTIQNWSNNVYNLVTKRAVAYEGATMEWVDGNIGSKVTMKYPAIYLMGEHAKGETLSVAFAGEGQHQDAGAKMVHMAPNTSSNIVSKSVARGGGRTSYRGLIEIGEGAENSKSNVLCDALLVDTISRSDTYPYVDVREDDVTMGHEATVSKVSDDQLFYLMQRGLSEDEAMAMIVRGFVEPIAKELPMEYALELNRLIELQMEGAVG; via the coding sequence ATGACTGCGCCCATCGAGACCGCCACCTCGGAGCATCCCGAGCTCGAAGGCCTGGGACGCTACGAGTACGGCTGGGCCGACTCCGACGCGGCCGGCGCCGCCGCGAAGCGCGGCCTGTCCGAGGACGTCGTCCGGGACATCTCCGGCAAGAAGTCCGAGCCCGACTGGATGCTGAAGACCCGGCTGAAGGGCCTGCGGCTGTTCGGCAAGAAGCCCATGCCCACCTGGGGCTCCGACCTCTCCGGCATCGACTTCGACAACATCAAGTACTTCGTGCGGTCCACCGAGAAGCAGGCCCAGTCCTGGGAGGACCTGCCGGAGGACATCAAGAACACCTACGACAAGCTCGGCATCCCCGAGGCGGAGAAGCAGCGCCTGGTCGCCGGCGTCGCCGCGCAGTACGAGTCGGAGGTCGTCTACCACCAGATCCGCGAGGACCTGGAGGAGCAGGGAGTCATCTTCCTGGACACCGACACCGCGCTGAAGGAGCACCCGGAGCTGTTCAAGGAGTACTACGGCACGGTCATCCCGCCCGGTGACAACAAGTTCGCCTCCCTGAACACCGCGGTGTGGTCCGGCGGCTCGTTCATCTACGTGCCGAAGGGCGTGCACGTCGAGATCCCGCTCCAGGCGTACTTCCGGATCAACACCGAGAACATGGGCCAGTTCGAGCGGACGCTGATCATCGTCGACGAGGGCGCGTACGTGCACTACGTCGAGGGCTGCACCGCGCCGATCTACCAGTCGGACTCGCTGCACTCCGCGGTCGTCGAGATCATCGTGAAGAAGAACGCCCGCTGCCGGTACACCACGATCCAGAACTGGTCGAACAACGTGTACAACCTGGTCACCAAGCGCGCGGTGGCCTACGAGGGCGCGACCATGGAGTGGGTCGACGGCAACATCGGCTCCAAGGTCACCATGAAGTACCCGGCGATCTACCTGATGGGCGAGCACGCCAAGGGCGAGACGCTGTCCGTCGCCTTCGCCGGCGAGGGCCAGCACCAGGACGCCGGCGCCAAGATGGTGCACATGGCGCCCAACACCTCGTCCAACATCGTCTCCAAGTCGGTGGCGCGCGGCGGCGGGCGGACCTCGTACCGCGGCCTGATCGAGATCGGCGAGGGCGCGGAGAACTCGAAGTCCAACGTGCTCTGCGACGCCCTGCTGGTCGACACGATCTCCCGCTCGGACACCTACCCGTACGTCGACGTCCGCGAGGACGACGTGACGATGGGCCACGAGGCCACCGTCTCCAAGGTCAGCGACGACCAGCTCTTCTACCTGATGCAGCGCGGCCTGTCCGAGGACGAGGCGATGGCGATGATCGTCCGCGGATTCGTCGAGCCGATCGCCAAGGAGCTGCCGATGGAGTACGCGCTGGAGCTCAACCGGCTGATCGAGCTGCAGATGGAAGGCGCGGTCGGCTAA
- the sufD gene encoding Fe-S cluster assembly protein SufD, translating to MADAQKIPAGSTAAGSIAVAAESTVATRMSAPPSFDVADFPVPHGREEEWRFTPLERTRGLHDGSAAATGEPKVAITAPDGVSVETVGRDDARLGRAGTPVDRIAAQAYSSFEKATVVTVPKDTQLAEPIRVSVHGEGSVSYGHQLIELGAFAEAVVVIDHTGDAVLAENTEYVLGDGARLTVVSVQDWDDAAVHVAQQSALIGRDASFKSVVVTFGGDLVRLHPRAHYGGPGAEAELYGLYFTDAGQHQEHRLFVDHDAPHCRSNVAYKGALQGADAHAVWIGDVLIRKAAEGTDTYELNRNLVLTDGARVDSVPNLEIETGEIVGAGHASATGRFEDEQLFYLMARGIPADEARRLVVRGFFAELVQQIGIEDVERRLIEKIEAELEASVA from the coding sequence ATGGCCGACGCCCAGAAGATCCCGGCCGGCTCCACCGCCGCCGGAAGCATCGCGGTGGCCGCCGAGTCCACCGTCGCCACCAGGATGAGCGCCCCGCCGTCCTTCGACGTGGCGGACTTCCCGGTCCCGCACGGCCGGGAGGAGGAGTGGCGCTTCACCCCGCTGGAGCGGACCCGCGGCCTGCACGACGGCAGCGCCGCCGCCACCGGCGAGCCCAAGGTGGCCATCACCGCGCCCGACGGCGTCAGCGTCGAGACCGTCGGGCGGGACGACGCGCGGCTGGGCCGGGCCGGCACTCCGGTGGACCGGATCGCCGCCCAGGCGTACTCCTCGTTCGAGAAGGCCACGGTCGTGACCGTCCCGAAGGACACGCAGCTCGCCGAGCCCATCCGGGTCTCGGTGCACGGCGAGGGCAGTGTGTCCTACGGGCACCAGCTCATCGAGCTGGGCGCCTTCGCCGAGGCCGTCGTCGTCATCGACCACACCGGCGACGCGGTGCTCGCGGAGAACACCGAGTACGTGCTGGGCGACGGCGCCAGGCTCACCGTCGTCTCCGTGCAGGACTGGGACGACGCGGCCGTGCACGTCGCGCAGCAGTCGGCGCTCATCGGCCGGGACGCCAGCTTCAAGTCCGTGGTCGTCACCTTCGGCGGCGACCTGGTCCGGCTGCACCCGCGGGCGCACTACGGGGGCCCGGGCGCCGAGGCCGAGCTGTACGGGCTGTACTTCACCGACGCCGGCCAGCACCAGGAGCACCGCCTGTTCGTCGACCACGACGCCCCGCACTGTCGCAGCAACGTGGCGTACAAGGGCGCGCTCCAGGGTGCCGACGCGCACGCCGTGTGGATCGGCGACGTCCTGATCCGCAAGGCGGCCGAGGGCACCGACACCTACGAGCTGAACCGCAACCTGGTGCTCACCGACGGCGCCCGCGTCGACTCGGTGCCCAACCTGGAGATCGAGACCGGCGAGATCGTCGGCGCGGGCCACGCGTCGGCCACCGGCCGCTTCGAGGACGAGCAGCTCTTCTACCTCATGGCCCGCGGCATCCCGGCCGACGAGGCCCGCAGGCTGGTCGTGCGCGGCTTCTTCGCCGAGCTGGTGCAGCAGATCGGCATCGAGGACGTCGAACGGCGCCTGATCGAGAAGATCGAGGCTGAGCTGGAGGCGTCCGTGGCATGA
- a CDS encoding non-heme iron oxygenase ferredoxin subunit — protein MTDTNNATYVRACALSELEEDIPKRVELGGTPVSVVLTEDEVFAIYDICSHANVSLSEGEVDDCQIECWLHGSTFDLRTGKPSGMPATRPVPVYPVKIEGDDVFVSVTQES, from the coding sequence ATGACCGACACGAACAACGCGACGTACGTCCGCGCCTGTGCGCTGAGCGAGCTTGAGGAGGACATCCCCAAGCGGGTGGAGCTCGGCGGCACGCCGGTATCGGTCGTGCTCACGGAGGACGAGGTGTTCGCGATCTACGACATCTGCTCGCACGCGAACGTCTCGCTCTCCGAAGGCGAGGTGGATGACTGCCAGATCGAGTGCTGGCTGCACGGCTCCACCTTCGACCTGCGTACCGGCAAGCCCTCCGGGATGCCCGCCACGCGCCCCGTCCCCGTGTACCCCGTCAAGATCGAAGGGGACGACGTGTTCGTCTCCGTCACCCAGGAGTCCTGA
- the sufC gene encoding Fe-S cluster assembly ATPase SufC: MATLEIRDLHVSVEADNATKEILKGVDLTVKQGETHAIMGPNGSGKSTLAYSVAGHPKYQITSGTVTIDGEDLLEMSVDERARAGLFLAMQYPVEVPGVTVSNFLRTSATAIRGEAPKLRTWVREVKEAMERLNIDPAFAERNVNEGFSGGEKKRHEILQLELLRPKIAILDETDSGLDVDALRIVSEGVNRIRESGEVGTLLITHYTRILRYIKPDHVHVFAGGRIAESGGPELADKLEEEGYAAYVKGGASE; encoded by the coding sequence ATGGCAACGCTTGAAATCCGCGACCTGCACGTCTCCGTCGAGGCCGACAACGCCACGAAGGAGATCCTCAAGGGCGTCGACCTGACCGTGAAGCAGGGCGAGACCCACGCCATCATGGGCCCCAACGGCTCCGGCAAGTCCACCCTGGCGTACTCCGTCGCCGGCCACCCCAAGTACCAGATCACCTCCGGGACCGTCACCATCGACGGCGAGGACCTGCTGGAGATGAGCGTCGACGAGCGCGCCCGCGCCGGCCTCTTCCTCGCTATGCAGTACCCGGTCGAGGTCCCCGGGGTCACCGTCTCCAACTTCCTGCGCACCTCCGCCACCGCCATCCGCGGCGAGGCCCCCAAGCTCCGCACCTGGGTCAGGGAGGTCAAGGAGGCGATGGAGCGGCTGAACATCGACCCCGCCTTCGCCGAGCGCAACGTCAACGAGGGCTTCTCCGGCGGCGAGAAGAAGCGCCACGAGATCCTCCAGCTCGAACTCCTCCGGCCGAAGATCGCGATCCTCGACGAGACCGACTCGGGTCTGGACGTCGACGCGCTGCGCATCGTCTCCGAGGGCGTCAACCGGATCCGCGAGAGCGGCGAGGTCGGCACCCTGCTGATCACCCACTACACCCGCATCCTGCGCTACATCAAGCCCGACCACGTGCACGTCTTCGCGGGCGGCCGGATCGCCGAGTCCGGCGGCCCGGAGCTCGCGGACAAGCTGGAGGAGGAGGGCTACGCAGCCTACGTGAAGGGCGGCGCATCAGAGTGA
- a CDS encoding cysteine desulfurase: MTELPGLLDTEAIRKDFPILDRTVHDAKKVVYLDNAATSQKPRQVLDALNAYYERHNSNVHRGVHVLAEEATALYEGARDKVAAFVNAPSRDEVVFTKNASESLNLVANMLGFADEPYRVDRDTEIVITEMEHHSNIVPWQLLAQRTGAKLKWFGLTDDGRLDLSDLDEVITERTKVVSFVLVSNILGTHNPVEAIVRRAQEVGALVVVDASQAAPHMPLDVQALQADFVAFTGHKMAGPTGIGVLWGRKGLLDDLPPFLGGGEMIETVSMHSSTYAPAPHKFEAGTPPIAQAVGLGAAVDYLSGVGMEQIEAHERAITAYALGRLQEVPDLRIIGPTTAEERGAAISFTLGDIHPHDVGQVLDEQGIAVRVGHHCARPVCLRYGIPATTRASFYLYSTPGEVDALVDGLEYVRNFFG; the protein is encoded by the coding sequence GTGACCGAACTGCCGGGCCTCCTCGACACCGAGGCGATCCGCAAGGACTTCCCGATCCTGGACCGCACCGTCCACGACGCGAAGAAGGTCGTGTACCTGGACAACGCGGCGACCTCGCAGAAGCCGCGCCAGGTGCTCGACGCGCTCAACGCGTACTACGAGCGGCACAACTCCAACGTGCACCGCGGTGTCCACGTCCTCGCCGAGGAGGCCACGGCCCTCTACGAGGGCGCCCGCGACAAGGTCGCCGCCTTCGTCAACGCGCCCAGCCGGGACGAGGTCGTCTTCACCAAGAACGCCTCCGAGTCGCTGAACCTCGTGGCCAACATGCTCGGCTTCGCCGACGAGCCGTACCGCGTGGACCGCGACACGGAGATCGTCATCACGGAGATGGAGCACCACTCCAACATCGTCCCGTGGCAACTGCTCGCGCAGCGCACCGGCGCGAAGCTGAAGTGGTTCGGCCTCACCGACGACGGGCGCCTGGACCTGAGCGACCTGGACGAGGTCATCACGGAGAGGACGAAGGTCGTCTCCTTCGTGCTGGTCTCCAACATCCTCGGCACGCACAACCCCGTCGAGGCCATCGTCCGCCGCGCCCAGGAGGTCGGCGCGCTCGTCGTCGTCGACGCCTCCCAGGCCGCCCCGCACATGCCGCTGGACGTGCAGGCGCTGCAGGCCGACTTCGTCGCCTTCACCGGGCACAAGATGGCCGGCCCCACCGGCATCGGGGTGCTCTGGGGCCGCAAGGGACTGCTGGACGACCTGCCCCCGTTCCTCGGCGGCGGCGAGATGATCGAGACCGTCTCGATGCACTCCTCGACGTACGCCCCGGCGCCGCACAAGTTCGAGGCCGGCACCCCGCCGATCGCCCAGGCCGTCGGCCTCGGCGCCGCGGTGGACTACCTCAGCGGCGTCGGCATGGAGCAGATCGAGGCGCACGAGCGCGCCATCACCGCGTACGCGCTCGGGCGGCTCCAGGAGGTCCCGGACCTGAGGATCATCGGCCCCACGACGGCCGAGGAGCGCGGCGCCGCGATCTCCTTCACGCTCGGCGACATCCACCCGCACGACGTCGGCCAGGTGCTCGACGAGCAGGGCATCGCGGTCCGGGTCGGCCACCACTGTGCGCGGCCGGTCTGCCTGCGGTACGGAATTCCTGCGACCACGCGGGCGTCGTTCTATCTGTACTCCACCCCGGGCGAGGTCGACGCGCTGGTCGACGGCCTGGAGTACGTCCGGAACTTCTTCGGCTGA
- the sufU gene encoding Fe-S cluster assembly sulfur transfer protein SufU, whose protein sequence is MKLDSMYQDVILDHYKHPHGRGLRAGDAEVHHVNPTCGDEITLRVKLDGHTIEDVSYEGQGCSISQASASVLNELLVGKELAEAQRIQERFLELMQSRGRIERDEDLAAMEEVLEDAVAFAGVSKYPARVKCALLSWMAWKDATAQALKEAAA, encoded by the coding sequence GTGAAGCTCGATTCGATGTACCAGGACGTCATCCTGGACCACTACAAGCACCCGCACGGGCGGGGCTTGCGGGCCGGCGACGCCGAGGTGCACCACGTCAACCCGACCTGCGGTGACGAGATCACGCTGCGCGTGAAGCTCGACGGGCACACCATCGAGGACGTCTCGTACGAGGGCCAGGGCTGCTCCATCAGCCAGGCCAGCGCCTCCGTGCTCAACGAGCTGCTGGTCGGCAAGGAGCTGGCCGAGGCGCAGCGGATCCAGGAGAGGTTCCTGGAGCTGATGCAGTCGCGTGGGAGGATCGAGCGGGACGAAGACCTGGCTGCCATGGAGGAGGTGCTGGAGGACGCGGTCGCGTTCGCCGGCGTCTCGAAGTACCCGGCGCGCGTGAAGTGCGCCCTGCTGTCCTGGATGGCGTGGAAAGACGCCACGGCCCAGGCGCTGAAGGAGGCCGCAGCATGA
- a CDS encoding metal-sulfur cluster assembly factor — MTDTDVTTKPAEEDEIREALYDVVDPELGIDVVNLGLIYGIHVDEGNIATLDMTLTSAACPLTDVIEDQAKAATEGIVNDLKINWVWMPPWGPDKITDEGREQLRALGFNV; from the coding sequence ATGACGGACACCGACGTGACGACGAAGCCGGCGGAGGAGGACGAGATCCGCGAGGCGCTGTACGACGTCGTCGACCCCGAGCTGGGCATCGACGTCGTCAACCTCGGCCTGATCTACGGCATCCACGTGGACGAGGGCAACATCGCCACCCTGGACATGACGCTGACCTCGGCGGCCTGTCCGCTGACCGACGTGATCGAGGACCAGGCGAAGGCCGCCACGGAGGGCATCGTCAACGACCTGAAGATCAACTGGGTCTGGATGCCCCCGTGGGGTCCCGACAAGATCACCGACGAGGGCCGCGAGCAACTGCGCGCGCTGGGCTTCAACGTCTGA
- a CDS encoding sigma-70 family RNA polymerase sigma factor: protein MEAPRDVSPLVDGDAAVIEESLDRPEAFAELYDRHAPAIHRYAARRLGSGAADDITSDTFLAAFRARARFDPARTSARPWLYGIAANLIGRHRRSEVRGLRALARTGVDPVAHSWVDEADDRLAAQAAHAPLAGALAALPAGDRHVLLLVAWADLSYAEVAEALDIPIGTVRSRLSRARRKVRAAVGPDPHSTHDAPEAATHG from the coding sequence GTGGAGGCCCCGCGCGACGTGTCGCCGCTCGTCGACGGAGACGCCGCCGTGATCGAGGAGTCGCTGGACCGGCCCGAGGCGTTCGCGGAACTGTACGACCGGCACGCCCCCGCCATCCACCGCTACGCGGCCCGCCGGCTCGGCAGCGGAGCGGCGGACGACATCACCTCCGACACCTTCCTGGCCGCCTTCCGCGCCCGGGCCCGCTTCGACCCTGCCCGCACCAGCGCCCGGCCCTGGCTCTACGGCATCGCCGCCAACCTCATCGGCCGGCACCGCCGTTCCGAGGTGCGGGGCCTGCGCGCCCTGGCCCGTACCGGCGTCGACCCCGTGGCCCACTCCTGGGTCGACGAGGCCGACGACCGGCTCGCCGCGCAGGCCGCGCACGCGCCCCTCGCGGGCGCGCTCGCCGCGCTGCCGGCCGGCGACCGGCACGTGCTGCTCCTGGTGGCCTGGGCCGACCTCAGCTACGCGGAGGTCGCCGAGGCGCTGGACATCCCCATCGGCACCGTGCGCTCCCGGTTGAGCCGGGCCCGGCGCAAGGTCCGCGCGGCCGTCGGGCCCGATCCCCACTCCACCCACGACGCACCGGAGGCGGCAACCCATGGATGA
- a CDS encoding CU044_5270 family protein has translation MDEMSKLREWRDDAPTPDRARLAPGRRRLLDAAGRRRRRLPLLGDWRVVSGAVAAGVTAVALLSVNLGGDPGGDEGVAAAEGGSVVATGTPVQQDAPELLRLAAAEVVDDPVPRPEVGDWVYTREIEMEIGNPADESPSPSEQWFKYADPEFEDWNEGDDHSPRERFEYLAALPEDPDGVLQKARWFYPESGGRPDSEDPGAGRSDEELADWNFGALRVLLGSSPMHPVGQSRAYEAMATVPGLRVADTTVEDAAGRQALAFFLDSDGKGGEDEFRDELLIDPETYAYLGTRYVATENTEEADSWPRAKKGEVVISTAVVSAGLVDREGVRP, from the coding sequence ATGGATGAGATGTCGAAGTTGCGCGAGTGGCGCGACGACGCGCCGACCCCCGACCGCGCCCGGCTCGCCCCCGGCCGCCGCCGGCTGCTCGACGCGGCCGGCCGCAGGCGGCGGCGGCTGCCGCTGCTGGGTGACTGGCGCGTGGTGTCGGGTGCGGTGGCCGCGGGCGTCACGGCGGTGGCGCTGCTGTCGGTGAACCTGGGCGGCGACCCCGGCGGCGACGAGGGTGTGGCGGCGGCGGAGGGCGGCAGCGTGGTGGCGACGGGGACGCCGGTGCAGCAGGACGCGCCGGAGCTGCTGCGGCTGGCCGCCGCGGAGGTCGTCGACGACCCGGTGCCGCGGCCGGAGGTGGGGGACTGGGTGTACACGCGGGAGATCGAGATGGAGATCGGCAACCCGGCCGACGAGTCCCCGTCCCCCAGTGAGCAGTGGTTCAAGTACGCCGACCCCGAGTTCGAGGACTGGAACGAGGGCGACGACCACTCGCCGCGGGAGCGCTTCGAGTACCTCGCCGCGCTGCCCGAAGACCCCGACGGGGTGCTGCAGAAGGCCCGCTGGTTCTACCCGGAGAGCGGCGGCCGGCCCGACAGCGAGGACCCCGGCGCCGGGCGCAGTGACGAGGAGCTGGCCGACTGGAACTTCGGGGCGCTGCGCGTCCTGCTCGGCTCTTCGCCGATGCACCCCGTCGGGCAGTCCCGCGCCTACGAGGCGATGGCCACGGTCCCGGGGCTGCGCGTGGCGGACACCACCGTGGAGGACGCGGCCGGCCGGCAGGCTCTGGCGTTCTTCCTCGACTCCGACGGGAAGGGCGGCGAGGACGAGTTCCGGGACGAGCTGCTGATCGACCCCGAGACCTACGCCTACCTGGGCACCCGGTACGTCGCCACCGAGAACACGGAAGAGGCGGACTCCTGGCCCCGGGCGAAGAAGGGCGAGGTCGTGATCAGCACGGCGGTCGTCAGCGCCGGGCTGGTGGATCGCGAGGGCGTACGGCCCTGA
- the dapD gene encoding 2,3,4,5-tetrahydropyridine-2,6-dicarboxylate N-succinyltransferase has translation MTDAATPATLRTGAAATGLATLTPDGTVLDTWFPAPALADDPGPAGTERLTAERAAELLGEPARAALGPDPRRGVEVVAVRTVISSLQEKPADAHDVYLRLHLLSHRLVRPHGQNLDGVFGLLANVAWTSHGPVPADRIEEVRLAVRAAGQHLQVTHLDKFPRMVDYVLPSGVRVGDADRVRLGAHLASGTTVMHEGFVNFNAGTLGTSMVEGRISAGVVVGDGSDVGGGASIMGTLSGGGKDVISLGERCLLGAQAGVGISLGNDCIVEAGLYVTAGTKVALPDGAVVKARELSGASNLLFLRNSTTGAVEARQRSGSWGGLNAALHAND, from the coding sequence ATGACCGACGCAGCGACCCCCGCCACCCTCCGCACCGGCGCCGCGGCCACCGGCCTGGCCACCCTCACCCCCGACGGCACCGTCCTGGACACCTGGTTCCCCGCCCCCGCGCTCGCCGACGACCCAGGGCCCGCCGGCACCGAGCGGCTGACCGCCGAGCGTGCGGCCGAGCTGCTCGGGGAGCCCGCGCGGGCGGCGCTCGGGCCCGACCCGCGGCGCGGGGTGGAGGTGGTCGCGGTGCGCACGGTGATCTCCTCGCTGCAGGAGAAGCCGGCCGACGCCCACGACGTGTACCTGCGGCTGCACCTCCTCAGCCACCGGCTGGTCCGCCCGCACGGGCAGAACCTCGACGGCGTCTTCGGCCTGCTGGCGAACGTCGCCTGGACCTCCCACGGCCCCGTGCCCGCCGACCGGATCGAGGAGGTGCGGCTCGCGGTCCGCGCCGCGGGGCAGCACCTCCAGGTCACCCACCTCGACAAGTTCCCGCGCATGGTCGACTACGTGCTGCCCTCCGGCGTCCGCGTCGGCGACGCCGACCGCGTCCGCCTCGGCGCGCACCTCGCGTCCGGCACCACCGTCATGCACGAGGGGTTCGTCAACTTCAACGCCGGCACCCTCGGCACGTCCATGGTCGAGGGCCGGATCTCCGCGGGCGTCGTCGTCGGCGACGGCTCGGACGTCGGCGGCGGCGCGTCGATCATGGGCACGCTCTCCGGCGGCGGCAAGGACGTCATCTCCCTCGGCGAGCGCTGCCTGCTGGGCGCCCAGGCCGGTGTCGGCATCTCCCTCGGCAACGACTGCATCGTCGAGGCCGGCCTGTACGTCACCGCAGGCACGAAGGTCGCGCTGCCGGACGGCGCCGTGGTCAAGGCCCGCGAGCTGTCCGGCGCGAGCAACCTGCTGTTCCTGCGCAACTCCACCACCGGCGCGGTCGAGGCCCGCCAGCGCTCCGGCTCGTGGGGCGGGCTGAACGCCGCGCTGCACGCCAACGACTGA
- a CDS encoding SigE family RNA polymerase sigma factor, which translates to MDAASEAGFHEFVESRSGVLFRTALLLSGGDRGAAEDLLQNALIKAAGRWQRIDEPEAYVRQVLYRQQISRWRLRRRSREQVVAEPPEPGRTAAGGDPVHDAELRIVMARALRRLTTRQRTMLVLRYYEDLPEAEVAALLGCSVGTVRSTTRRSLEKLRAMSPELTSLALDQPGTPEPVRQQLTEVKP; encoded by the coding sequence ATGGACGCGGCGAGCGAGGCCGGTTTCCACGAGTTCGTGGAGTCCAGGTCCGGTGTGCTGTTCAGGACCGCGCTGCTGCTGAGCGGCGGCGACCGCGGCGCCGCGGAGGATCTGCTGCAGAACGCGCTGATCAAGGCGGCGGGGCGCTGGCAGCGCATCGACGAGCCGGAGGCGTACGTCCGCCAGGTGCTCTACCGCCAGCAGATCAGCCGCTGGCGGTTGCGCCGGCGGTCCCGTGAGCAGGTCGTCGCCGAGCCGCCGGAACCTGGCAGGACGGCGGCCGGCGGCGACCCCGTGCACGACGCGGAGCTGCGGATCGTCATGGCGCGGGCGCTGCGCCGGCTGACCACGCGACAGCGCACGATGCTCGTGCTGCGGTACTACGAGGACCTGCCGGAGGCCGAGGTCGCCGCGCTCCTCGGCTGCTCGGTCGGCACCGTGCGCAGCACCACCCGGCGGTCGCTGGAGAAGCTGCGCGCGATGTCCCCGGAGCTGACTTCCCTCGCCCTCGACCAGCCCGGCACCCCGGAACCCGTTCGCCAGCAGTTGACGGAGGTCAAGCCGTGA
- a CDS encoding EI24 domain-containing protein: MRDFTTGFGYVGKGLRWVAGHGRSWALGLVPALIALVLYAAALAALAYWADDVAVWATPFADDWDSPWPGLLRGLFMALLLLGGIGLALLTFTAVALLIGDPFYEALSGRVEEDAGHCPPGPDEALLPGLWRSLKESVHVLSRALMFTVPLFFLGFVPFLGQTVVPALGFAVAGFFLTVELTSFALQRRGIDVRGRLALLRRRKMLALGFGVPVVLLFLVPLAAVIVMPGAVAGATLLARHLVGDDVPARPAPGPVPGPPPVRA; this comes from the coding sequence ATGCGTGACTTCACCACCGGATTCGGCTACGTCGGCAAGGGGCTGCGCTGGGTCGCCGGGCACGGGCGGTCGTGGGCCCTGGGCCTCGTGCCCGCGCTCATCGCGCTCGTCCTCTACGCCGCCGCGCTCGCCGCCCTCGCGTACTGGGCCGACGACGTCGCCGTGTGGGCCACGCCCTTCGCCGACGACTGGGACTCGCCCTGGCCGGGGCTGCTGCGCGGGCTGTTCATGGCGCTGCTGCTGCTCGGCGGCATCGGGCTGGCGCTGCTCACGTTCACGGCGGTCGCGCTGCTCATCGGTGACCCGTTCTACGAGGCGCTGTCCGGGCGCGTCGAGGAGGACGCGGGCCACTGCCCGCCGGGGCCGGACGAGGCGCTGCTGCCCGGGCTGTGGCGGTCGCTCAAGGAGAGCGTCCATGTGCTGTCGCGGGCGCTGATGTTCACCGTGCCGCTGTTCTTCCTCGGGTTCGTCCCGTTCCTCGGGCAGACGGTCGTGCCGGCGCTCGGCTTCGCCGTGGCCGGCTTCTTCCTCACCGTCGAGCTGACCTCGTTCGCCCTGCAGCGCCGGGGGATCGACGTGCGCGGCCGGCTGGCGCTGCTGCGCCGGCGCAAGATGCTCGCGCTCGGCTTCGGCGTGCCGGTCGTGCTGCTGTTCCTGGTGCCGCTGGCCGCGGTGATCGTGATGCCGGGGGCGGTGGCGGGCGCGACGCTGCTCGCCCGCCACCTCGTCGGCGACGACGTGCCGGCTCGGCCGGCCCCGGGCCCGGTCCCCGGCCCGCCGCCCGTCAGGGCCTGA